The Gemmatimonadaceae bacterium genomic sequence CAGGTGTATCGGGTGAAGAGCGCGGACTACAAGAAGGGCGAGACGATGACTAACGCGCCGCTCGTGGTCGGCGACGTCGTCGTGACGGGCATCTCGGGCGGCGAGTTCGGTGTTCGTGGTCGTGTGACCGCGTTCAGCGCGGTGGACGGCAAGGAGCTGTGGCGGGGCTACAGCACGGGCCCCGACAAGGACGTGCTGATCACGGCGAACACCCTCAAGTCGCCGTATCCGAGCGACCAGGGCACCGACCTTGGCGTGTCGACGTGGCAGGGCGATCAATGGGAGCGCGGTGGCGGTACGACGTGGGGTTGGTACTCGTACGATCCCGATCTCAACCTGTTCTACTACGGCAGCGGAAATCCGGGCGTATGGAATCCGGATCAGCGTCCCGGCGACAACAAGTGGTCGATGTCGATTTGGGCGCGCAATCCGCAGACGGGTGAGGTGAAGTGGGTCTACCAGATGACGCCGCACGACGCGTGGGACTATGACGGCGTGAACGAGATGGTGCTGTTCGACAAGGACGGGAAGAAGCTGTTGGCGCACTTCGACCGCAACGGCTTCGGATACACGCTCGATCGCACCACCGGCAAAGTGCTCGTAGCGGAGCCTTACGGCCCGGTGAATTGGGCGACCAAGATCGACTTGACGACAGGTCGTCCCGTCGAGGATCCTGCAAAGCGCACGAACGCGAAGGGCAACACGCAGGGCATCTGCCCCGCCGCGATCGGGTTCAAGGATCAGCAGCCGTCGTCGTACGATCCTGAAACTGGTTTGTTCTTCGTGCCGACCAACAACATCTGCATGGACTACGAGGGCGTCGAGGTGAAGTACTCGGCCGGACAGCCGTACGTGGGAGCCATCGTGCGGATGTTCCCCGGTCCCGGCGGCAACCGTGGCGCCGTGATCGCGTGGGATCCGATGAAGGGCAAGATCGTGTGGAAGGACAAGGAGAATCTGGCGGCGTATGGTGGCACGATGAACACCGCCGGCGGCGTGGTCTTCTACGGCAC encodes the following:
- a CDS encoding methanol/ethanol family PQQ-dependent dehydrogenase, encoding MNRFTRFSSWAVLAGTLAVGASAASAQQQLIEASKNPGQWVMPGRTYDLQRHSPLKQITTANVKDLQVAWTFSTGVLRGHEGNPLVIGHVMYVHSAFPNKVFALDLAKAGAPQIWQFTPEQPADVIPIACCDVVNRGLAYSPKYDRLYIELLSGDLLALDAKTGKQVYRVKSADYKKGETMTNAPLVVGDVVVTGISGGEFGVRGRVTAFSAVDGKELWRGYSTGPDKDVLITANTLKSPYPSDQGTDLGVSTWQGDQWERGGGTTWGWYSYDPDLNLFYYGSGNPGVWNPDQRPGDNKWSMSIWARNPQTGEVKWVYQMTPHDAWDYDGVNEMVLFDKDGKKLLAHFDRNGFGYTLDRTTGKVLVAEPYGPVNWATKIDLTTGRPVEDPAKRTNAKGNTQGICPAAIGFKDQQPSSYDPETGLFFVPTNNICMDYEGVEVKYSAGQPYVGAIVRMFPGPGGNRGAVIAWDPMKGKIVWKDKENLAAYGGTMNTAGGVVFYGTMEGWLKAVDAKTGKLLWEFKTPSGIIGSPMTYVGPDGKQYVAVLSGIGGWAGIGVAAGIGAEDPTAGLGALGAFGDAGHYSNQGGVLTVFALPGAAKP